Proteins co-encoded in one Apodemus sylvaticus chromosome 6, mApoSyl1.1, whole genome shotgun sequence genomic window:
- the Glrx5 gene encoding glutaredoxin-related protein 5, mitochondrial, whose product MSASLSRAAAALLRWGRVAGGGGLPGAGVRAASSGSQAEQLDALVKKDKVVVFLKGTPEQPQCGFSNAVVQILRLHGVRDYAAYNVLDDPELRQGIKDYSNWPTIPQVYLNGEFVGGCDILLQMHQNGDLVEELRKLGIRSALTDDKNQDSK is encoded by the exons ATGAGCGCGTCCCTGAGCCGGGCGGCGGCGGCTCTGCTGCGCTGGGGGCGCGTCGCGGGTGGCGGAGGCCTGCCCGGAGCCGGCGTGCGGGCGGCGAGCTCGGGCAGCCAGGCGGAGCAGCTAGACGCGCTGGTGAAGAAGGACAAGGTGGTGGTGTTCCTCAAGGGAACGCCCGAGCAGCCCCAGTGCGGCTTCAGCAACGCCGTGGTGCAGATCCTTCGGCTGCACGGTGTCCGCGACTATGCGGCCTACAACGTACTGGATGACCCGGAGCTGAGGCAAG GTATTAAAGACTATTCCAACTGGCCAACCATCCCGCAAGTGTACCTCAACGGCGAGTTTGTGGGGGGCTGTGACATCCTCCTGCAGATGCACCAGAATGGGGACCTAGTGGAGGAACTGAGAAAGCTGGGGATCCGCTCTGCCCTGACTGACGACAAGAACCAGGACTCCAAGTGA